From the Clostridium acetobutylicum ATCC 824 genome, one window contains:
- a CDS encoding iron-containing alcohol dehydrogenase, which yields MKNTYYRLQQYMFSKAQRLLPWRMPNIISGSKSICKLPYKVKNDGVKKVLVITTAGSIKRGSLNEMFDELKKENISYVIYDDVQPDPTIECIEAVVKFYKKEACEGIIAVGGGSVMDCAKVTGARIVKPKKSVSQMAGLMKIRKELPPLYTVPTTAGTGSETTVAAVVTDSSTHLKYAVSDLCLIPKYAVLDPELTCGLPKNLTAITGMDALTHAVEAYTNKYSSKESRKYALDAVKLIFENLKKAYDNGKHIEVRENMLKASYYAGVAFTRSYVGYVHAIAHAVGGLYGVPHGMANAVILPVVLEAYGEAIYKNLAELADATSVPGKTQMEKAKNFILSIRKMNQSMEIPDKLDSIKKEDIPEIINRAMKEANPSYPVPVIWDKIQFEKVVESLK from the coding sequence TTGAAAAATACATATTATCGTCTTCAGCAATATATGTTTAGTAAGGCTCAAAGACTTCTTCCTTGGCGTATGCCGAACATCATATCTGGAAGCAAAAGTATCTGTAAACTGCCTTATAAGGTAAAAAATGACGGTGTAAAAAAGGTCTTAGTTATTACAACTGCTGGATCAATAAAGCGCGGCAGTTTAAATGAAATGTTTGATGAGTTAAAAAAAGAAAATATATCTTATGTAATATATGATGATGTACAACCTGATCCAACCATTGAATGTATCGAGGCTGTTGTAAAGTTCTATAAAAAAGAAGCTTGCGAAGGAATCATAGCAGTAGGTGGTGGTTCTGTAATGGACTGCGCTAAGGTTACTGGTGCTAGAATTGTAAAACCGAAAAAAAGTGTAAGTCAAATGGCAGGTCTTATGAAAATCAGAAAAGAGCTTCCTCCACTATACACTGTTCCTACAACTGCCGGTACCGGATCAGAAACAACAGTAGCTGCAGTTGTAACAGACAGTTCAACTCACCTAAAATATGCGGTAAGCGATTTATGTCTAATTCCAAAATACGCAGTACTAGATCCTGAATTAACCTGTGGACTTCCCAAAAATCTCACAGCAATCACAGGAATGGATGCTCTTACACATGCAGTTGAAGCATATACCAATAAATATAGTTCTAAAGAATCAAGAAAATATGCTTTAGATGCTGTCAAACTAATATTTGAAAATCTTAAAAAAGCCTATGATAATGGAAAACACATAGAAGTGCGTGAAAATATGTTAAAAGCTTCCTACTATGCTGGTGTTGCTTTTACTAGATCCTACGTAGGATATGTTCATGCAATTGCACATGCAGTAGGCGGTTTGTATGGAGTTCCTCATGGTATGGCAAATGCAGTTATATTACCCGTAGTGCTAGAAGCTTACGGTGAGGCTATTTACAAAAATCTTGCTGAATTAGCTGATGCTACTAGTGTTCCTGGAAAAACTCAGATGGAAAAAGCTAAAAATTTTATCTTGTCAATTAGGAAAATGAATCAATCTATGGAGATTCCTGATAAATTAGATTCTATAAAAAAAGAAGATATTCCTGAAATCATTAATAGAGCTATGAAGGAAGCTAATCCTAGCTATCCTGTGCCAGTAATCTGGGACAAAATACAATTTGAAAAAGTTGTTGAATCATTGAAATAA
- a CDS encoding septal ring lytic transglycosylase RlpA family protein, translated as MKKAKSFVCLMTLLCVAQSTSVFAKNLDTKKVPSHMTPGTVIQYNSNKQMKVVKQGAVKNTLKASAKVNTTASTDLPEIKSNMTVVYDALGAPVVVGNSSAAKSVQANKVLKASDSNEEQGYVSWYDIWSGGTASGDQASDGAAHKTLPFYTQVSVYNENNNWASTSVRILDRGPYVSGRILDMSQESFSKVANTDDGVFYGAIYW; from the coding sequence ATGAAAAAAGCTAAATCTTTTGTATGTTTAATGACATTATTATGTGTGGCTCAATCAACTTCAGTTTTTGCTAAAAATCTTGATACAAAAAAAGTACCTTCTCACATGACTCCAGGAACCGTAATACAGTATAACTCAAACAAGCAAATGAAGGTAGTTAAACAAGGCGCTGTAAAGAACACTTTAAAAGCATCAGCAAAAGTAAACACTACCGCATCTACTGATCTTCCTGAAATTAAGTCTAATATGACTGTAGTTTATGACGCATTAGGTGCTCCAGTTGTTGTTGGCAACTCTAGCGCTGCTAAAAGTGTACAAGCTAATAAAGTTCTTAAGGCTTCAGATTCAAATGAAGAACAAGGTTATGTTTCATGGTATGATATATGGTCTGGTGGTACAGCTTCTGGCGACCAAGCATCTGACGGTGCTGCACACAAAACTCTACCTTTCTATACACAAGTATCAGTTTATAATGAAAATAATAACTGGGCATCAACCAGTGTTAGAATTTTAGATAGAGGACCATATGTAAGTGGAAGAATCTTAGATATGTCACAAGAATCATTTTCAAAAGTTGCAAATACTGATGATGGAGTATTCTACGGTGCAATTTATTGGTAA